Proteins from one Clostridiaceae bacterium genomic window:
- a CDS encoding carbohydrate ABC transporter permease, producing MVKTKSLKQKNRAYWIKLFLSVAIFLTIIPIYYVIVNAFKDKNFILTSPVSLPLKTFTFDNVRSAFKSLNYPQAFMNSLINVIISCTIMIIVGSMAAYAISVVKSKELKIMYVATILVITIPFQVVMIPLVIMLKNLNLLNNYFGTSLVYVALSLPLVIFLYTGFMRSLPKELGEAAIVDGCGFSRTYLSIYMPLMKTVTGTILILRGTFVWNDLLISKITISRGRMTPLIPRLFSYASSQYNSWELMFAGTLLCAMPIIILFLFMQKTFIKGVVAGSVKG from the coding sequence ATGGTTAAAACCAAAAGTTTGAAACAGAAGAATAGAGCTTACTGGATAAAACTATTTCTTTCTGTTGCAATTTTTCTCACCATTATTCCTATATATTATGTAATTGTAAATGCATTCAAGGACAAAAACTTTATTCTTACCAGCCCGGTAAGCTTGCCTTTGAAAACTTTCACTTTTGATAATGTCAGGAGTGCCTTTAAGTCATTAAATTATCCCCAGGCATTTATGAATTCATTAATAAATGTGATAATATCCTGTACCATAATGATAATTGTTGGTTCCATGGCAGCATATGCCATTAGCGTTGTAAAAAGTAAGGAACTAAAAATAATGTATGTTGCAACAATATTGGTAATTACCATACCTTTTCAGGTTGTAATGATTCCCTTAGTAATAATGTTAAAAAATTTAAATTTACTGAACAATTATTTTGGGACTTCCCTTGTTTATGTTGCGTTGTCATTACCTCTTGTAATATTTCTTTATACTGGATTTATGCGGAGTTTACCTAAAGAACTGGGTGAAGCTGCAATTGTTGATGGTTGCGGATTTTCCAGGACTTATTTAAGCATTTATATGCCCCTTATGAAAACAGTAACAGGTACAATATTAATTTTAAGAGGTACTTTTGTATGGAACGATCTTCTTATTTCGAAAATAACCATATCCAGGGGCAGAATGACTCCATTGATCCCGCGTCTGTTTTCGTATGCTTCTTCACAGTATAATAGCTGGGAATTAATGTTCGCAGGTACTCTTCTTTGTGCAATGCCCATAATAATACTTTTCTTATTCATGCAGAAAACCTTTATCAAGGGTGTTGTAGCTGGTTCAGTGAAAGGATGA
- a CDS encoding amidohydrolase family protein, with amino-acid sequence MSLFEVKEIDREIYNSKIKEYLPARIIDAHSHVWLKDFKLPDGAKQRATAWSALIAEDSPIEELIETYNLLFEGKEVIPVIFGKPATNYDLGKCNKYVEKTGKENNFPTLFLSSPYMDEEEFEKSIIDGGHKGSKVYLNFSPSYIPGNEIRIFDFLPHHQLKVLDRHGWICMLHIPRPGRLKDPVNIAQLLEIEEKYKNIKLIVAHVGRAYAEEDMGDAFEKLGKTENMLFDISANVNSTVFVKLIETVGPKRILFGTDFPVFRMRGKRIVENGVYYNLIPKGLYGDVSGEKHMREVEEAISNTFTFMIYEEILAFKDASEKTGLTKNDIEDVFFNNAARIFNIK; translated from the coding sequence ATGAGTCTTTTTGAAGTGAAAGAAATTGACCGGGAGATATATAACTCTAAAATTAAGGAATATCTACCCGCCAGGATAATTGATGCCCATTCTCACGTATGGCTGAAGGATTTCAAGCTGCCTGACGGAGCAAAACAAAGAGCAACAGCCTGGTCAGCCTTGATAGCAGAGGACAGTCCTATTGAAGAACTAATTGAAACCTATAATTTATTATTTGAAGGCAAGGAAGTAATTCCTGTAATTTTCGGGAAGCCTGCTACAAATTATGATTTGGGGAAATGCAATAAATATGTTGAAAAGACAGGAAAAGAGAACAACTTTCCTACTCTCTTTTTATCAAGTCCATACATGGATGAAGAAGAATTTGAAAAAAGCATAATAGATGGTGGACATAAGGGAAGCAAGGTATACCTGAACTTTTCTCCTTCCTATATTCCTGGCAATGAAATAAGAATTTTTGATTTTCTTCCCCATCATCAACTGAAAGTGCTTGATAGACATGGATGGATATGCATGTTGCATATACCAAGGCCGGGCAGGTTAAAAGACCCAGTCAACATAGCCCAGCTATTGGAGATAGAAGAAAAATATAAAAATATAAAGCTGATTGTGGCACATGTGGGGAGAGCATATGCGGAAGAAGACATGGGAGATGCCTTTGAAAAGCTCGGAAAAACTGAAAATATGCTTTTTGATATTTCAGCCAATGTTAATTCCACTGTATTTGTCAAATTAATTGAAACAGTGGGCCCAAAGCGCATCCTTTTTGGAACGGATTTTCCTGTCTTCAGAATGAGAGGAAAACGCATAGTTGAAAATGGTGTGTATTACAATTTAATACCCAAAGGACTTTACGGTGATGTGTCCGGCGAGAAACATATGAGAGAAGTAGAGGAAGCTATTTCAAATACATTTACGTTTATGATTTATGAAGAAATACTTGCTTTCAAAGACGCTTCAGAGAAAACCGGACTGACAAAGAATGATATTGAAGATGTCTTCTTCAACAATGCAGCAAGAATCTTTAACATCAAATAA
- a CDS encoding 4Fe-4S dicluster domain-containing protein, with protein sequence MLKEKEKKRLFIDASLCLGCKTCELRCAVERGSVSKNLYEAVNEEALPRPRVYVQWDGEISFPLQCRHCEDAKCLEICSSGAIKRDEETGCVYQDTEKCICCWMCIMVCPYGVISPAIEKNCADKCDQCFQMERPYCLSACPTGAIKLLTPGQINELLTERRKKVSHDQLNTK encoded by the coding sequence ATGCTCAAAGAAAAAGAAAAAAAGAGGCTTTTTATAGATGCAAGTTTATGTCTCGGATGTAAAACATGTGAGTTACGCTGTGCTGTTGAACGGGGATCTGTGAGTAAAAATTTATATGAAGCAGTAAATGAAGAAGCTTTGCCACGGCCAAGGGTATATGTTCAATGGGATGGGGAAATATCTTTTCCGCTCCAATGCCGTCATTGTGAGGATGCAAAGTGCCTTGAAATATGTTCCTCTGGCGCTATAAAAAGAGACGAAGAAACAGGGTGCGTATATCAGGATACAGAAAAATGCATATGCTGCTGGATGTGCATTATGGTTTGCCCCTATGGAGTAATATCTCCGGCGATAGAGAAAAATTGTGCCGACAAGTGTGATCAATGCTTTCAAATGGAGAGACCTTATTGTCTTTCCGCTTGCCCCACAGGTGCAATCAAGCTGTTAACTCCCGGTCAAATCAATGAATTGTTAACAGAAAGAAGAAAAAAGGTATCTCATGATCAACTAAATACTAAATGA